CGATATTTCCGCAGCCGATGCCGCGCGCTACACCGGCGCGATTGCCATCGACACCGAAACGCTCGGCCTGGTGCCGCGCCGCGACCGGCTCTGCGTCGTCCAGCTTTCACCGGGTGATGGCACCGCCGACGTCATCCGCATCGCCCCCGGCCAGAAAGAGGCTCCCAATCTCGTCGCCCTGCTCGAAGATCCGACCCATCAGAAGATCTTTCACTACGGCCGCTTCGATATTGCCGTGCTCTTCCACACTTTCGGGGTCACGACGAACCCGGTCTTCTGCACCAAGATCGCCTCGCGCCTGATCCGCACCTATACGGATCGCCACGGCCTCAAGGACAATCTCAAGGAGATGCTCGACGTCGATATATCCAAGGCGCAGCAGTCTTCCGATTGGGCGGCCGAGACGCTGTCTCCGGCCCAGCTCGAATATGCCGCTTCCGATGTGCTTTATCTGCACGCGTTGCGCGACAAGCTGACGGAACGCCTGCTCCGCGACGGCCGCTTCGACCATGCGACGGCCTGCTTCGCATTCCTGCCGACCCGCGCCAAGCTCGACCTGCTCGGCTGGGAAGAAGCCGATATCTTCGCCCATAGCTGAGTAAATTGCCTGCGGCACGCATGAAAACAAAGATCGTGGATCGGCGTGTCCGCGGCGTTAGCGATTCGTTAACGCCTCTTTCCTAAAATTCCCGTTAATATTTATGCATTTCGATGACGCCGGTATTGCGTCATGCGGACAGGAGGATCTGCGGGGATGCAAGGGGCCGGATGAGCGCGGTCCTTTATAGAGCCTGCTTTCATCGTCACTTTACGAAAGGAGCATGCCATGTTGACTCCCGTTCGTGCAGCGTCCAATGCAAGCTTTTCGTCTCAAGGCCAGACTGCGGCGATCGTCGCCGGCGGCCTCGGCCGTTCTGTGATTGCGCCCGCGCCCGTCAACGCCGTCGAAGCCGCCGACCTGAATTCCGCCATTGCCGGCAAGCTCAGTATCCTGCTCCTTGCCGCACGCGAGCGCATGATCGAAGCCCTCTTCGATGCCATTGATGCTGCCGGGCGCGCGATCTCGCTGGATCGCGGCGAGGACGAAACCAATCTTGCCTTTGCCTCCCGGCTTGCCGATGCCATCCAGCGGCTGCCGGCCGCCAAGATCGACGAGGTCGAGCGCCAACTGACGGAGCAAGGCCACAGCCTGCCGCTTCGGATGATCGCCGCAGCCCTGAAGAACCCTGCAGGCCCGGAAGCGGCCCGCATCGTCGCCTATCTGGAAATCGTCCGTTACAAGGATCGCGATCTCGCCGCCCGCGCCGTCGTGCGCTCCTATGGCCAAAACGACGCTTCGCCGATGCGCGCCGAAGCCCGGCCGGAGATCCAGCTGCATGAGGATCATGCGCCAGCCGCCATGCGCCAGCCGCCAGACAAGCTGTCGGCGCCGGCCGGTGCGCTGATCGAGGCCGCGGCGCTCGCGGCCGCCGAAGAAGCGGTGATCGTCGAGGCCGTTGAGGTAGCCGATCCGGAAACGCCGCGGCATGAAAACCGGGCTCAGTCCATATCGGCAGCTGCAAGCGAGGTCGTCGCGGAAGAATCTGAGCCGCAAGAGATCGACGCGGCGCCAGCCTTGCC
This Rhizobium acidisoli DNA region includes the following protein-coding sequences:
- a CDS encoding ribonuclease D, giving the protein MAATIRYHEGDISAADAARYTGAIAIDTETLGLVPRRDRLCVVQLSPGDGTADVIRIAPGQKEAPNLVALLEDPTHQKIFHYGRFDIAVLFHTFGVTTNPVFCTKIASRLIRTYTDRHGLKDNLKEMLDVDISKAQQSSDWAAETLSPAQLEYAASDVLYLHALRDKLTERLLRDGRFDHATACFAFLPTRAKLDLLGWEEADIFAHS